A window of Microcystis aeruginosa FD4 contains these coding sequences:
- a CDS encoding tRNA (guanine-N1)-methyltransferase: MQEAKAIFNINNTFYRPESKIVRDLGVLAAAIVKKDRGSLRVLEVMSGSGVRALRYWLESGADWLWVNDGNPEIKPTLAANLEKLLQQKKGKITYKSAQEVLLECYLEKDHYDLVDIDAFGSPASLFSAIPLATKIGGLIYLTNTDGRTLTGHNLENSLADYGAYARNHPAAHEQGLRLIIAGLQLESARLGLGIKPIFSFFFGQSYRVMVRLTANRQLNSHNYGFLGYCHSCGEYQSLPWPKLGKIVCSGDGQPLTLTGPLWLGSLHDRLYLEKMADLAHQWQWKKVVKLLEIMREENDFPPYFYSFREIGRRGKLDLPKREDLIAALLEQGYRAAATHINPQALKTNASLAQCIALLKD, encoded by the coding sequence ATGCAGGAAGCAAAAGCGATATTTAATATCAACAATACTTTTTATCGACCGGAGAGTAAAATCGTCCGAGATTTAGGAGTTTTAGCGGCGGCAATTGTCAAAAAAGATCGGGGCAGTTTGCGCGTTTTAGAGGTAATGAGCGGCTCTGGTGTGCGAGCGCTCAGGTATTGGTTAGAAAGTGGTGCGGATTGGCTGTGGGTTAATGATGGGAATCCAGAAATTAAGCCCACTTTAGCCGCTAATTTAGAGAAGTTATTACAACAGAAAAAAGGCAAAATAACCTATAAATCTGCTCAAGAAGTTCTTCTAGAATGTTATCTTGAAAAAGACCATTACGATCTAGTTGATATTGATGCTTTTGGTTCCCCTGCATCTCTGTTCAGTGCTATTCCTTTAGCCACTAAAATCGGTGGTTTAATTTATCTAACTAATACCGATGGACGGACGCTGACGGGCCATAATTTAGAAAATAGTTTAGCTGATTATGGAGCCTATGCTCGCAATCATCCAGCTGCCCACGAACAGGGATTAAGATTAATTATCGCCGGTTTGCAATTGGAATCAGCCCGGTTAGGTTTAGGAATTAAGCCGATTTTTTCTTTCTTTTTTGGTCAAAGTTATCGGGTGATGGTGCGGTTAACGGCTAATAGACAATTAAATAGTCATAACTACGGTTTTCTCGGTTATTGTCATAGTTGCGGGGAATATCAATCGCTGCCTTGGCCGAAGTTAGGCAAGATAGTTTGTTCTGGGGATGGGCAACCTTTAACTTTAACTGGACCCTTGTGGTTAGGCAGTTTACACGATCGCCTTTATCTAGAAAAGATGGCAGATTTAGCTCATCAATGGCAGTGGAAAAAGGTGGTTAAATTGTTAGAAATAATGAGGGAAGAAAACGATTTTCCTCCCTATTTTTATAGCTTTCGGGAAATTGGTAGAAGAGGAAAATTAGATCTACCCAAAAGGGAAGATTTAATTGCAGCTCTCTTGGAACAAGGTTATCGAGCCGCTGCCACCCATATTAACCCGCAAGCGCTGAAAACCAACGCTTCTTTAGCCCAATGTATCGCACTACTCAAGGACTAA
- a CDS encoding metal ABC transporter ATP-binding protein, with protein sequence MQTTITVSHLGVDYRGVEALRDITLKIHPGRLTGIIGPNGAGKSTLIKAMLGLIPVQQGSVNYQGQSLQQQLDKVAYVPQRSQIDWTYPVTAWDVVMMGRVRKTGWFRPFSHISRQQALNALERVEMADLRHRPLGQLSGGQQQRVFLARSLAQEAEIFCFDEPFVGVDQKTEGILFNIFGELAQENKIVMVVNHDLGESITHFADLILLNKELILADQRSQVLTDFNLQRAYGGKVSFYDAMTPPDHS encoded by the coding sequence ATGCAAACGACAATTACAGTTAGTCATCTAGGAGTAGATTATCGCGGCGTGGAAGCCCTACGGGATATCACCCTGAAAATTCATCCAGGACGATTAACTGGTATTATCGGTCCCAACGGTGCGGGCAAAAGTACCCTGATCAAAGCCATGCTAGGATTAATTCCCGTACAACAGGGAAGCGTTAACTATCAAGGGCAATCTCTACAGCAACAACTGGATAAAGTCGCTTATGTTCCCCAAAGATCTCAAATCGACTGGACCTATCCCGTCACCGCTTGGGATGTGGTAATGATGGGGAGAGTCAGAAAAACGGGTTGGTTTCGTCCTTTTTCCCATATTAGTCGTCAACAGGCTTTAAATGCCCTAGAACGGGTGGAAATGGCTGATTTGCGCCATCGTCCCCTCGGTCAGCTGTCGGGGGGACAACAGCAAAGAGTCTTTTTAGCCAGATCTTTGGCCCAAGAAGCGGAGATTTTCTGTTTTGATGAACCTTTCGTTGGGGTAGATCAAAAAACCGAGGGCATCCTTTTTAATATCTTTGGTGAGTTAGCCCAAGAAAATAAAATTGTCATGGTGGTTAATCATGATTTAGGCGAATCTATCACCCATTTTGCTGATTTAATCCTCTTAAATAAAGAATTGATCCTCGCCGATCAACGATCTCAGGTCTTAACCGATTTTAATCTCCAGCGCGCCTATGGGGGTAAAGTCTCCTTCTACGATGCCATGACACCACCAGATCATTCCTGA
- the tsaE gene encoding tRNA (adenosine(37)-N6)-threonylcarbamoyltransferase complex ATPase subunit type 1 TsaE — protein sequence MIIDLPDREATVNLGEKLGQTLASGSVILLKGDLGAGKTTLVQGIGLGLGIKEPIASPTFTLVNEYNEGRLPLYHLDLYRLQGQDIEALYLENYWQGIEVDLGIVAIEWSERLTFLPDNYLEITLLDRGEQGRRALLNFVGGDEKNSDPTGIAIST from the coding sequence ATGATTATCGACTTGCCCGATCGAGAAGCTACTGTCAATTTAGGCGAAAAACTGGGGCAAACCTTGGCCTCTGGCAGTGTAATTTTATTAAAAGGCGATTTGGGAGCGGGAAAAACCACCTTAGTACAGGGAATTGGCTTAGGATTGGGTATTAAAGAGCCTATAGCTAGTCCTACCTTCACCCTCGTTAACGAATATAACGAAGGCCGCCTTCCTTTGTATCATTTGGATTTGTATCGTTTGCAGGGTCAAGATATCGAGGCGCTGTACCTGGAAAATTATTGGCAGGGAATCGAGGTGGATTTAGGGATAGTGGCGATCGAATGGTCAGAACGTTTAACTTTTTTGCCAGACAATTATCTAGAGATTACTTTACTCGATCGAGGCGAGCAAGGACGACGAGCGCTGCTCAATTTTGTCGGTGGGGACGAAAAAAATAGCGACCCCACAGGAATCGCTATCAGCACTTGA
- a CDS encoding CHAT domain-containing protein, producing the protein MNQSLINQIQKYNQTLEMLYQQGQYEQAIIFAQQTCDLAKSYSLTNEPIYADSLNLLAALYQSMGQYKQALPLSQQALEILGKSLGTDHPDYAHSLNNLAILYQSMGQYKQALPLSQQALEIRAKILGTDHPDYAAFLNNLAVLYESMGQYEQALPLHQQALKIIGKILGTDHPNYAESLYNLALLYRSMGQYEQALPLSQQALKIIGKILGTDHPDYAAFLNNLAVLYESMGQYEQALPLHQQALEILGKILGTDHPNYAESLYNLAVLYRSMGQYEQALPLSQQALEITGKILGTDHPDYATCLNNLALLYQSMGQYEQALPLSQQALEIHGKILGTDHPKYSTCLNNLALLYQSMGQYEQALPLSQQALEITGKILDLDHREYATCLNNLALLYQSMGQYEQALPLSQQALEIRGKSLGTDHPDYANSLNNLAVLYQSMGQYEQALPLFQQALEIIGKSLGTDHPDYAASLNNLAISYTATNHPEEALKLMQEAAEIDLKTISKIFSISTDKQRLNYLAQNYYKVETFLSLVFRHFPNSPEAVQSAYNLILKRKAIATETAILQKIALLSQQYAHLAPKLQQWQQIRQQLAKRCFDLPTPEQLPYYQQEIKSLEQQAGTLERELNIPELNLEKELLNADFRTIALELPQGTTLLEFIRFNNHNFKAIPANGDALSFPPRYLAFILPAQAPEQLTMIDLGEAEPIDKLVKEFRESVENPRGLSVAVFKKKEDIPPKLALKKLIFDKIKPYLTQELIICPDGELNCLPFEILPTDKGGYLMDEYRCNFLNVGRDILRFKAKIPAKVTGSLVIANPDYNLASPENTPSTAEIEEKFPFKPSLRDLATSRQGQIFNPLPGTEVEGEKIAKILRVKPVTAANAVKTLVSKVLKSPYILHIATHGYFLGDITPELDTINQNFLLSSLSASERFQVGTRQNPLLRSGLAFAGVNTMLNGGKLPREAEDGLLTALDVQSINLAGTELVITSACETALGDLYTGETLIGLRRSFIQAGAKTVIISLWKVDDVATTILMQYFYYYLLKAKLSKAEALRKAKSSLQRLTIAKMRSQWLTEDAIKSAEKHSIGVATHLRELSQKSDLERPYEAPKYWAAFICLGNPAGLPLLPF; encoded by the coding sequence ATGAATCAATCCCTAATTAACCAGATACAAAAGTATAACCAAACCCTAGAAATGCTATATCAACAGGGGCAATATGAGCAAGCGATTATCTTCGCCCAACAAACCTGTGATTTAGCCAAAAGTTACTCACTAACTAATGAGCCTATTTATGCTGATTCTTTGAATCTTTTAGCCGCATTATATCAGTCAATGGGACAGTATAAGCAAGCTTTACCTCTCTCTCAACAAGCTCTCGAAATTCTTGGTAAAAGTTTAGGTACTGACCATCCCGACTATGCTCATTCTCTGAATAACTTAGCCATATTATATCAGTCAATGGGACAGTATAAGCAAGCTTTACCTCTCTCTCAACAAGCTCTCGAAATTCGTGCTAAAATTTTAGGTACTGACCACCCCGACTATGCTGCTTTTCTAAATAACTTAGCTGTATTATATGAGTCAATGGGACAGTATGAGCAAGCTTTACCTCTCCATCAACAAGCTCTCAAAATTATTGGTAAAATTCTAGGTACTGACCACCCTAACTATGCTGAGTCTCTATATAATTTAGCCCTATTATATAGGTCAATGGGACAGTATGAGCAAGCTTTACCTCTCTCTCAACAAGCTCTCAAAATTATTGGCAAAATTCTAGGCACTGACCACCCCGACTATGCTGCTTTTCTAAATAACTTAGCTGTATTATATGAGTCAATGGGACAATATGAGCAAGCTTTACCTCTCCATCAACAAGCTCTCGAAATTCTTGGTAAAATTCTAGGTACTGACCACCCTAACTATGCTGAGTCTCTATATAATTTAGCCGTATTATATAGGTCAATGGGACAGTATGAGCAAGCTTTACCTCTCTCTCAACAAGCTCTCGAAATTACTGGTAAAATTCTAGGTACTGACCACCCTGACTATGCTACTTGTCTGAATAACTTAGCCCTATTATATCAGTCAATGGGACAGTATGAGCAAGCTTTACCTCTCTCTCAACAAGCTCTCGAAATTCACGGTAAAATTTTAGGTACTGACCACCCTAAGTATTCTACTTGTCTGAATAATTTAGCCCTATTATATCAGTCAATGGGACAGTATGAGCAAGCTTTACCTCTCTCTCAACAAGCTCTCGAAATTACTGGTAAAATTCTAGATCTTGACCACCGTGAATATGCTACTTGTCTGAATAACTTAGCCCTATTATATCAGTCAATGGGACAGTATGAGCAAGCTTTACCTCTCTCTCAACAAGCTCTCGAAATTCGTGGTAAAAGTTTAGGTACTGACCACCCTGACTATGCTAATTCTCTGAATAACTTAGCCGTATTATATCAGTCAATGGGACAATATGAGCAAGCTTTACCTCTCTTTCAACAAGCTCTCGAAATTATTGGTAAAAGTTTAGGTACTGACCACCCCGACTATGCTGCTTCTCTGAATAATTTAGCCATTTCATACACAGCAACCAACCACCCAGAAGAAGCACTAAAACTGATGCAAGAAGCAGCGGAAATTGACTTAAAAACTATCTCGAAAATTTTTAGCATCAGCACCGATAAGCAACGCCTCAACTATCTTGCACAAAACTACTATAAAGTAGAAACATTTCTCTCCCTCGTTTTCCGGCACTTTCCTAATAGCCCCGAAGCCGTACAATCTGCCTATAACCTCATTTTAAAACGAAAAGCGATCGCCACTGAAACCGCCATCCTGCAAAAAATCGCCCTATTATCCCAACAATACGCCCATCTTGCCCCCAAACTCCAACAATGGCAACAAATCAGACAACAACTCGCCAAACGCTGTTTTGATCTACCCACCCCCGAACAACTTCCCTACTACCAACAAGAAATTAAATCCCTCGAACAACAAGCAGGAACCCTCGAACGAGAATTAAATATCCCCGAACTTAACCTAGAAAAAGAACTACTTAACGCCGATTTTCGCACTATCGCCTTAGAATTACCCCAAGGAACAACCCTACTCGAATTTATCCGGTTTAATAACCACAATTTCAAAGCAATTCCCGCTAACGGTGATGCTCTATCCTTTCCCCCTCGCTATCTTGCCTTTATCCTACCCGCCCAAGCCCCAGAACAGCTAACTATGATAGATTTAGGGGAAGCTGAACCCATAGACAAATTAGTGAAAGAGTTTCGGGAATCGGTAGAAAACCCACGAGGATTAAGTGTGGCCGTATTTAAGAAAAAAGAGGATATACCGCCAAAACTCGCTTTAAAAAAACTTATTTTTGACAAAATAAAACCTTATCTCACCCAAGAATTAATTATCTGTCCCGATGGCGAATTAAACTGCTTACCCTTTGAAATTTTACCCACCGATAAAGGCGGCTACTTAATGGATGAATATCGCTGCAACTTCTTAAATGTAGGACGAGATATCCTGCGATTTAAAGCCAAAATTCCCGCCAAAGTCACCGGGTCCCTCGTTATCGCTAACCCTGACTATAACTTAGCCAGTCCCGAAAACACGCCATCAACTGCCGAAATCGAGGAAAAATTCCCCTTTAAACCATCCTTACGCGATTTAGCCACCTCTCGACAAGGACAAATATTCAACCCCCTCCCCGGTACCGAAGTCGAAGGAGAAAAAATCGCTAAAATACTCAGAGTCAAACCCGTTACCGCCGCCAACGCTGTTAAAACCCTCGTCTCCAAAGTCCTAAAATCGCCCTATATTCTCCATATTGCTACTCATGGCTACTTTCTCGGCGATATAACCCCCGAACTGGACACAATTAACCAAAACTTCCTGTTATCGAGTCTTTCCGCCTCAGAACGCTTTCAAGTCGGTACGAGGCAAAATCCCCTGCTGCGTTCAGGTTTAGCCTTTGCGGGAGTAAATACCATGTTAAACGGTGGTAAACTACCGCGAGAAGCCGAAGATGGCTTATTAACCGCCTTAGACGTGCAATCTATCAACTTAGCGGGGACAGAGTTAGTAATAACCTCCGCCTGTGAAACCGCCTTAGGAGACCTCTACACAGGAGAAACCCTCATCGGTTTGCGTCGTTCCTTCATCCAAGCAGGAGCAAAAACCGTTATTATCAGCCTTTGGAAAGTGGATGATGTGGCTACCACTATCTTAATGCAGTATTTCTATTATTATCTCCTGAAAGCCAAACTTAGCAAAGCGGAAGCTTTGAGAAAAGCCAAATCTAGCCTCCAGCGTCTCACCATCGCCAAAATGCGTTCCCAATGGCTAACGGAAGATGCCATCAAATCGGCAGAAAAACACAGTATAGGGGTTGCCACCCATTTACGAGAATTAAGTCAAAAATCTGATTTAGAACGCCCTTATGAAGCTCCTAAATATTGGGCTGCTTTTATTTGTTTAGGGAATCCAGCCGGTCTTCCGCTTTTACCATTTTGA
- the aqpZ gene encoding aquaporin Z, giving the protein MKKYLAEFIGTFWLVLGGCGSAVLAAVFVGKAKSVVDGADFNIDLGISFVGVSLAFGLTVLTLVYALGHISGGHFNPAVSFGLWAGKRFPGSELLPYIIAQVLGAILAAVIIYIIASGQPSFALGGSNPLATNGYGEHSPGGYSLFAALVTEVVLTFMFLIIILGSTDRRAPAGFAPIAIGLGLTLIHLISIPVTNTSVNPARSTGVALLCGNMALVGQLWLFWIAPIVGALAAGFLYNSFFEETLEERRVRE; this is encoded by the coding sequence ATGAAAAAGTATCTAGCAGAGTTCATCGGGACGTTTTGGCTCGTTCTCGGCGGTTGCGGTAGTGCCGTTTTAGCGGCAGTATTTGTAGGTAAAGCCAAGAGTGTCGTAGATGGTGCTGATTTTAATATCGATCTGGGGATTTCTTTTGTGGGTGTCTCCCTCGCCTTTGGTTTAACTGTCCTCACTCTTGTCTACGCTTTAGGGCATATTTCGGGGGGACATTTTAATCCCGCCGTTTCCTTCGGTCTCTGGGCAGGTAAACGCTTCCCCGGTTCGGAACTACTTCCCTACATCATCGCTCAAGTTTTAGGGGCGATTTTAGCGGCAGTAATTATCTACATTATTGCCAGTGGTCAACCCAGTTTCGCTCTGGGAGGCAGTAACCCTCTGGCCACCAATGGTTACGGAGAACATTCTCCCGGTGGTTACAGTTTATTCGCCGCTTTGGTCACGGAAGTGGTCTTGACCTTCATGTTCTTAATTATCATTTTAGGCTCTACTGATCGACGCGCTCCGGCGGGTTTTGCTCCCATCGCTATTGGTTTAGGATTGACCTTAATTCACTTAATTAGCATTCCCGTGACCAATACCTCCGTTAACCCCGCTCGTAGTACCGGTGTTGCTCTTTTATGCGGTAATATGGCTCTCGTTGGTCAATTATGGTTATTCTGGATTGCTCCCATTGTTGGGGCCTTGGCGGCGGGTTTCCTCTACAATAGTTTCTTTGAAGAAACTTTAGAAGAAAGACGAGTTAGAGAATAA
- a CDS encoding isoaspartyl peptidase/L-asparaginase encodes MTRVNPKLIIHGGASSLEDKGGLESVRDSLQGIVKNIYNLLDNGASAVEAVTKGCMLLEDEPRFNAGTGSVVQSDGQVRMSAALMDGRHQRLSGVINVSRVQNPISLAQFLQSQEDRILSEIGAADLARELQIPVYDPLTDYRIQEWMEERKTNFNRKMARLFADSSARRGTIGVVALDQQGDIAAGTSTGGKGLERIGRVSDSAMPAGNYANPWAGVSCTGVGEDIIDECLAAKVVIRVTDGFSLAAAVEKSMRESQTNGRDLGMISLDRQGNIVWGKTAEILLAAYHDGQAIGDTLEWHGENVGLTGHLAAR; translated from the coding sequence ATGACCAGAGTAAATCCGAAGTTAATTATTCATGGGGGAGCGAGTTCCCTAGAGGACAAAGGTGGTTTAGAATCAGTGCGCGATTCTCTCCAGGGGATTGTTAAGAATATTTACAATCTCCTTGACAATGGTGCTAGTGCTGTGGAGGCGGTGACGAAAGGATGTATGTTACTGGAGGATGAACCGCGATTTAATGCCGGGACCGGTTCGGTAGTGCAGTCGGACGGTCAGGTGCGAATGAGTGCAGCCTTGATGGATGGTCGTCACCAGCGTTTAAGCGGTGTCATTAACGTCTCGCGGGTACAGAATCCCATTAGCCTAGCTCAATTTCTCCAAAGTCAAGAGGATCGCATTCTCTCGGAAATCGGGGCTGCCGATCTGGCCAGAGAATTACAAATACCTGTCTATGATCCCCTAACCGATTATCGGATTCAAGAATGGATGGAGGAAAGAAAGACGAATTTTAATCGCAAAATGGCCCGTTTATTCGCCGACTCGTCAGCACGACGGGGAACTATCGGGGTGGTGGCTCTCGACCAGCAGGGAGACATCGCCGCCGGAACTTCTACTGGGGGTAAGGGATTAGAAAGAATCGGTCGCGTTAGTGACAGTGCGATGCCAGCCGGCAATTATGCGAATCCATGGGCTGGAGTAAGTTGTACGGGAGTCGGGGAAGATATTATCGATGAGTGTTTAGCCGCTAAGGTGGTCATTCGCGTCACCGATGGTTTTTCCCTCGCCGCTGCCGTGGAGAAATCGATGCGCGAATCCCAAACTAATGGTCGGGATCTGGGCATGATTTCCCTTGATCGTCAGGGTAATATTGTTTGGGGGAAAACGGCGGAAATTCTCTTGGCTGCCTATCACGACGGTCAGGCGATCGGTGATACCCTAGAATGGCACGGTGAAAATGTGGGTTTAACCGGTCATCTGGCTGCCAGATAG
- a CDS encoding FtsW/RodA/SpoVE family cell cycle protein produces the protein MWQYIIPIFDPDVKNWSAEARLLRWMTFLWLLVGLVVLFSASYALADSRFDNGLYYFIRQLIWLWIGLIGFNFLVRLPIENLLKIAPWMILLVLGLILMTLIPGLGANINGATRWIKIGPILLQPSEFMKPFLVLQGAAVFGGWPRLNVNQRLTWIAIFGLILAGILLQPNLSTTALCGITLWLIALASGLPLSYMTSTALLGVTMAVVSVTFREYQRKRILSFLDPWQDPRGDGYQLVQSLLAIGSGGTTGSGYGLSQQKLFYLPFPDTDFIFAVFGEEFGFIGGILLLIMLFLYATLALIVAVKCRHRIKKLVAIGAMVILIGQSLLNIGVATGSLPTTGLPFPLFSYGGSSSLASLFLAALLIRVAREENDPDPVPTSKKSPQKTVSVFSHQ, from the coding sequence GTGTGGCAATATATTATTCCTATTTTTGACCCCGATGTGAAAAACTGGTCAGCCGAAGCGAGATTATTGCGCTGGATGACTTTTTTGTGGCTGTTAGTCGGGTTAGTGGTGCTTTTTTCGGCTTCCTACGCTCTGGCTGACAGTCGCTTTGATAACGGACTATACTATTTTATCCGCCAATTAATCTGGCTTTGGATTGGCTTAATTGGCTTTAATTTCCTGGTGCGATTGCCGATCGAGAATCTCCTCAAAATCGCACCTTGGATGATTTTATTAGTTTTAGGATTAATTTTGATGACTCTTATCCCCGGTTTGGGAGCTAATATCAATGGTGCCACCCGTTGGATTAAAATCGGGCCGATTCTCTTGCAACCGTCGGAATTTATGAAACCGTTTCTCGTCCTGCAAGGGGCGGCGGTTTTCGGTGGTTGGCCGCGTTTAAATGTCAATCAACGGTTAACTTGGATCGCTATTTTCGGGCTAATTCTAGCGGGCATACTCTTACAACCTAACTTGAGTACCACTGCTCTGTGTGGTATAACTCTCTGGCTGATCGCTCTTGCCTCTGGTCTGCCTTTATCCTACATGACCAGCACCGCTTTACTGGGTGTAACTATGGCTGTGGTTAGTGTTACTTTCCGCGAATACCAGAGAAAACGGATTTTATCTTTCTTAGACCCCTGGCAGGATCCCCGGGGTGATGGTTATCAATTAGTGCAGAGTTTACTGGCGATCGGTTCTGGCGGAACCACTGGCAGCGGTTACGGTCTGTCCCAACAAAAATTATTTTATCTACCCTTCCCAGATACGGATTTTATTTTCGCTGTCTTTGGCGAGGAATTTGGTTTTATTGGCGGTATTTTACTGTTAATCATGCTATTTCTCTACGCTACTCTCGCCCTGATCGTGGCGGTTAAATGTCGTCATCGCATCAAAAAATTAGTGGCGATCGGGGCGATGGTAATTTTAATCGGTCAATCCCTGTTAAATATCGGTGTGGCCACTGGTTCTTTACCCACTACGGGCCTACCTTTTCCTCTCTTTAGTTATGGCGGCAGTTCCAGTTTAGCCAGTCTCTTTTTAGCCGCCCTCTTAATCCGGGTGGCTAGGGAAGAAAATGACCCCGATCCAGTTCCCACCAGTAAAAAAAGTCCTCAGAAAACTGTCTCGGTTTTCAGTCATCAGTGA
- a CDS encoding DUF3119 family protein, with product MKTISPQEVTGTIELAPNYRIPLFLVILSLPLLFLQVWIGIIFSLLGLFLMFQTTRIRLQFTPTCLDVYLSGQQIRSFPYQEWQNWRIFWNRVPILFYFKEINSIHFLPIIFDSATLRLCLEKYCPLAASPAIDSEAN from the coding sequence ATGAAAACTATTTCCCCGCAAGAAGTAACAGGAACGATCGAACTGGCTCCTAACTATCGAATTCCCCTGTTTTTGGTAATTTTATCGCTGCCTTTACTCTTTTTACAGGTCTGGATCGGAATAATTTTCTCCCTGTTAGGGCTATTCTTGATGTTCCAGACTACCCGCATTCGCCTCCAGTTTACCCCCACTTGCTTAGATGTCTATCTATCTGGGCAACAAATTCGCTCTTTTCCCTACCAAGAATGGCAAAATTGGCGGATTTTCTGGAATCGAGTCCCGATATTATTTTATTTCAAAGAAATTAACAGCATTCATTTTTTGCCCATTATCTTTGACAGCGCAACCCTGAGACTGTGCCTCGAAAAATACTGTCCTTTAGCAGCATCGCCAGCGATCGACTCAGAAGCGAACTAA
- a CDS encoding calcium-binding protein, which yields MPVYNGTIYNDFLFGSFGNDTVYGNEGNDSIYGQGGNDYIDGGIGNDYIDGGDGADNIFGRAGNDNVFGGNGSDLLIGEAGADTLSGGNDTDYLFGGADNDVLLGGAGNDFVYGGYGNDILTGGTGADAFFFGSLLEGVDVIKDFQWIEGDVIQISKSGFNASSLSQFNYNSLTGGLSFLGQQFATIENRPAGFAVSLDVQLI from the coding sequence ATGCCAGTTTACAACGGTACAATTTACAATGACTTCTTGTTCGGCAGTTTCGGTAATGACACCGTTTACGGGAATGAAGGGAATGATAGCATTTACGGCCAAGGGGGCAACGACTACATCGACGGTGGAATAGGCAACGACTACATTGATGGTGGAGATGGTGCAGATAACATCTTCGGCCGCGCTGGAAATGACAATGTCTTCGGCGGAAACGGTAGTGACTTGCTCATTGGCGAAGCAGGTGCTGACACTTTATCAGGCGGAAACGACACTGATTATCTCTTTGGCGGAGCCGACAACGATGTTCTATTAGGAGGCGCTGGGAATGACTTTGTCTATGGCGGCTATGGCAATGATATCCTCACTGGCGGCACTGGTGCCGATGCCTTTTTTTTCGGTTCTCTTCTAGAAGGAGTTGACGTAATCAAGGATTTTCAGTGGATAGAGGGCGATGTCATCCAAATCAGTAAGTCCGGATTTAATGCTAGTAGCCTTAGCCAATTTAACTACAATAGCTTAACAGGTGGGTTAAGTTTTCTTGGGCAACAATTCGCAACCATTGAAAATCGCCCCGCAGGGTTTGCTGTCTCTTTAGATGTTCAGCTTATTTAA